In Methanocaldococcus lauensis, a single genomic region encodes these proteins:
- a CDS encoding Coenzyme F420 hydrogenase/dehydrogenase, beta subunit C-terminal domain, translating to MKSYKNLKEEVWDTNRCSGCGACVAVCPVNNLYFVEESPVKFECDECSCILIPTDITTEHPISAEFCKTVVYDVPCGSCYDACPRIKKSSVPKKDGLGNILKAVKAKSLIEIKNAQNGGVVTAILANAFEEGLIDGAIVMIDDKFTLEPTSYLSLSKEDVIKAAGSKYLWKGPILKSLKTAVMEKKLKKLAVVGTPCVINAITQIMASADNDLLKPFKNAIRLKIAIFCFETYDYNKMIKKLKSEGIEPWEIRKMDIESGKLKIKLINGDVVEYKLKDLEDLMRSGCKVCGDFTGLTSDISVGNVGSEEGYSTVLIRNKWGEGFFKRAVYNGYLTYDEDVDLEAVKKLSELKKSRVKNKNKN from the coding sequence ATGAAATCATATAAAAATCTAAAAGAGGAAGTTTGGGATACAAATAGATGCAGTGGCTGTGGTGCCTGTGTAGCAGTATGTCCAGTGAATAACTTATATTTTGTAGAGGAAAGCCCAGTAAAATTTGAATGCGACGAATGTTCTTGTATCTTAATACCAACTGACATAACAACTGAGCATCCAATTTCTGCAGAATTTTGTAAAACAGTTGTGTATGATGTCCCATGTGGATCTTGTTATGATGCTTGCCCGAGGATAAAAAAATCTTCAGTTCCTAAGAAGGACGGATTAGGAAATATATTAAAAGCAGTAAAGGCAAAATCTTTAATAGAAATAAAGAATGCTCAAAATGGTGGGGTTGTAACGGCAATATTGGCAAATGCCTTTGAAGAAGGATTAATTGATGGAGCTATTGTTATGATAGATGATAAATTTACCTTAGAGCCTACATCATACTTATCTTTATCAAAAGAAGATGTTATAAAAGCGGCAGGAAGTAAATATCTTTGGAAAGGACCTATATTAAAATCATTAAAAACTGCTGTTATGGAGAAAAAATTAAAGAAGTTGGCAGTAGTAGGAACTCCATGTGTAATTAATGCAATCACTCAAATAATGGCATCAGCAGATAATGATTTATTAAAACCATTTAAAAATGCCATAAGATTGAAGATTGCCATATTCTGTTTTGAAACTTACGATTACAATAAAATGATTAAAAAACTAAAATCAGAAGGTATAGAACCTTGGGAAATTAGAAAAATGGATATTGAATCTGGAAAATTAAAAATTAAGTTAATAAATGGAGATGTTGTTGAATACAAATTAAAAGATTTAGAAGATTTAATGAGAAGTGGCTGTAAGGTTTGTGGTGATTTTACTGGATTAACATCTGATATTTCAGTAGGTAATGTTGGTAGTGAGGAAGGATATTCAACAGTTTTAATAAGAAATAAATGGGGAGAAGGTTTCTTTAAAAGGGCTGTTTATAATGGTTACTTAACTTATGATGAAGATGTAGATTTAGAAGCAGTTAAAAAACTATCTGAATTAAAAAAGTCAAGAGTAAAAAATAAAAATAAAAATTAA
- the glnA gene encoding type I glutamate--ammonia ligase, whose product MNVEQAIEYVKKNNVKFIRFQFVDILGFPKNVAYPVKSGEKGIEELREIFENGVWFDGSSITGFVGIEESDMLLKPDLSTLSVLPWRPEEKSVARVICDVYRNEKTPFEGDPRSRLKAILNELKEEMNGEFFVGPEPEFFLLKRDPHNPHRWIPADDGGYFDVEPLDEAPDIRRDIVLALENLGFHVEASHHEVAPGQHEVDFKFDNALKTADSVVTFKMTIKNIAKKHGLRATFMPKPFFGMNGNGMHCHQSVWFNGEPSFYDPEGPYNGLSETCLSYIAGILSHAKALVAVTNPTVNSYKRLVPGYEAPVNIAWANKNRSAIIRVPAARGKATRIEFRAPDPTCNPYLAFACMLAAGLDGIKKKMEAPEPVERNIFKMSEEEKKQLGIESVPANLAAALDELECDEVLQKALGKHIYENYMEIKRAEWDDFRISVTDWEVSKYLIY is encoded by the coding sequence ATGAATGTTGAGCAAGCAATTGAGTATGTAAAAAAGAACAATGTTAAATTTATAAGATTCCAGTTTGTCGATATTTTAGGGTTCCCAAAAAATGTAGCATATCCAGTAAAAAGTGGAGAAAAGGGAATTGAAGAATTAAGAGAAATATTTGAAAACGGAGTATGGTTTGATGGTTCATCAATTACAGGTTTTGTTGGAATAGAAGAGTCAGATATGTTATTAAAGCCAGATTTATCCACACTCTCTGTTTTACCATGGAGACCTGAAGAGAAAAGTGTCGCAAGAGTTATCTGTGATGTTTATAGAAACGAAAAGACTCCATTCGAAGGAGATCCAAGAAGTAGATTAAAAGCTATTTTAAATGAATTAAAAGAAGAAATGAATGGAGAGTTCTTCGTAGGACCAGAACCAGAGTTCTTCTTGTTAAAGAGAGACCCACACAACCCACACAGATGGATTCCAGCAGATGATGGTGGCTACTTCGATGTTGAGCCATTAGATGAAGCTCCAGACATAAGAAGAGATATTGTCTTAGCATTAGAAAACCTTGGATTCCACGTTGAAGCATCACACCACGAAGTAGCTCCTGGACAGCACGAAGTTGATTTCAAATTCGATAACGCTTTAAAAACTGCTGATAGCGTTGTAACATTCAAAATGACAATTAAAAACATTGCTAAGAAACATGGATTAAGAGCAACATTTATGCCAAAACCATTCTTTGGAATGAATGGAAACGGTATGCACTGCCACCAGAGTGTTTGGTTTAACGGAGAACCATCATTCTACGATCCAGAAGGACCATACAATGGGTTAAGTGAAACCTGTTTAAGCTATATAGCTGGAATTTTAAGCCATGCTAAGGCATTAGTTGCTGTAACAAACCCAACAGTTAACTCATACAAGAGATTAGTTCCAGGATACGAAGCTCCAGTAAATATTGCATGGGCTAACAAGAACAGAAGTGCTATAATCAGAGTTCCAGCTGCAAGAGGTAAGGCTACAAGAATTGAGTTCAGAGCTCCAGACCCAACATGCAACCCATACTTAGCATTCGCCTGTATGTTAGCAGCAGGTTTAGATGGAATTAAGAAAAAAATGGAAGCTCCAGAGCCTGTTGAGAGAAACATCTTCAAGATGTCAGAAGAAGAGAAGAAACAGTTAGGAATTGAGTCAGTCCCTGCAAACTTAGCAGCAGCATTAGATGAATTAGAATGTGACGAAGTATTACAAAAAGCATTAGGTAAGCACATCTACGAAAACTATATGGAGATTAAGAGAGCTGAATGGGATGATTTCAGAATATCAGTTACTGACTGGGAAGTTAGTAAATACTTAATCTACTAA
- a CDS encoding DUF4040 domain-containing protein: protein MEIINYIVIIMAILSSLASLLQKDLIKCIILSGFFGLCVAYLYYALLAPDVALTEAILGGAILPSLFAFTVRRTQRIDE from the coding sequence ATGGAGATTATAAACTACATTGTAATAATAATGGCAATATTGTCAAGTTTAGCATCATTATTACAGAAAGATTTAATAAAATGTATTATATTATCAGGATTTTTTGGATTATGTGTTGCCTATTTATACTATGCACTGTTGGCTCCAGATGTAGCTTTAACAGAAGCAATACTTGGTGGAGCTATTTTACCCTCTTTGTTTGCTTTCACCGTTAGAAGAACACAAAGAATTGATGAATAA
- the queC gene encoding 7-cyano-7-deazaguanine synthase QueC: MKAVTVLSGGLDSTVATLIAKDLGYDLTAVIFNYGQKAAKREINSAKKICEILNIKPIVVDLPFVKQFKKSSLITDKEIPTLKIEELESEKVYETMKSVWVPARNLIMFSIASGFAEALDAKKVFIGINKEEGVTFPDNTIEFVNAFNKALEYGTLNKVKIEAPLYDKTKEEIVKIGHEIEKKLGVEVLKYTYSCYKDNGEDFLHCGKCESCIRRKRAFLMAGVEDKTKYIE; the protein is encoded by the coding sequence ATGAAAGCGGTAACTGTTTTAAGTGGTGGATTAGATTCTACTGTAGCGACATTAATAGCCAAAGATTTAGGTTATGACCTTACAGCAGTTATTTTTAACTATGGGCAAAAAGCAGCTAAAAGAGAGATAAATTCAGCAAAAAAAATTTGTGAAATATTAAATATTAAACCTATTGTCGTTGATTTGCCATTCGTTAAACAATTTAAAAAAAGTTCTTTAATTACTGACAAAGAAATTCCTACTTTAAAAATAGAAGAATTGGAAAGTGAGAAAGTTTATGAAACTATGAAATCTGTGTGGGTTCCTGCAAGAAACTTAATAATGTTTAGTATTGCCAGTGGTTTTGCTGAAGCTTTAGATGCAAAAAAAGTATTTATCGGAATAAATAAAGAGGAAGGAGTAACATTTCCTGACAACACCATAGAGTTTGTTAATGCATTTAATAAAGCTTTAGAATATGGAACTTTAAATAAGGTTAAGATAGAGGCACCATTATACGATAAAACTAAAGAAGAGATCGTTAAAATTGGTCATGAGATTGAGAAAAAGCTTGGCGTAGAGGTTTTAAAATATACTTATTCGTGTTATAAAGACAATGGAGAAGATTTTTTACACTGTGGAAAATGTGAAAGTTGCATTAGAAGGAAAAGAGCTTTTTTAATGGCTGGCGTTGAAGATAAAACAAAGTATATTGAATAA
- a CDS encoding P-II family nitrogen regulator — translation MKKIEAVIRPEKLEIVKKALSENGFLGMTVTEVKGRGVQGGIVERYRGREYIVDLLQKVKIELVVKDDDVEKVIDIICENARTGNPGDGKIFVIPVEDVVRVRTGERGENAL, via the coding sequence ATGAAAAAGATAGAAGCAGTAATTAGGCCAGAGAAATTAGAGATAGTAAAAAAGGCGTTATCAGAAAATGGATTTTTAGGGATGACAGTTACAGAGGTTAAAGGAAGAGGAGTTCAAGGAGGTATAGTTGAGAGATACAGAGGAAGGGAGTATATAGTAGATTTATTACAAAAAGTAAAAATTGAATTAGTTGTAAAAGACGATGATGTTGAGAAAGTTATTGATATTATATGTGAAAATGCAAGAACTGGTAACCCCGGAGATGGTAAAATCTTCGTAATCCCTGTCGAAGATGTCGTTAGAGTTAGAACCGGCGAAAGAGGTGAAAATGCTTTATAA
- a CDS encoding ATP-binding protein: MLSKILSIFSRKNNKKDTKKSINNKSHKIIEIDYNKCKNCLSCYRVCKNNVFDIENNRIVVKNEKNCTKCGECVRVCRYGAIILYR; encoded by the coding sequence TTGCTATCTAAAATTTTAAGTATTTTTAGTAGAAAAAATAATAAAAAAGATACTAAAAAATCCATAAATAATAAATCACATAAAATCATTGAAATTGATTATAATAAATGTAAGAATTGTTTGTCGTGTTATAGAGTATGTAAAAATAATGTCTTTGACATTGAAAATAATAGAATTGTTGTAAAAAATGAAAAAAATTGTACAAAATGTGGAGAATGTGTAAGAGTATGTAGATATGGGGCTATAATCCTTTATAGATGA
- the mtnP gene encoding S-methyl-5'-thioadenosine phosphorylase, protein MIGIIGGTGISSILKGDKEEIIETKYGKAKIMFDKERDVILLFRHGANHNTPPHKVNYRANIYALKKLGVERILAINSVGSLKEELKPGMFFIPNDFIEFTKKREETFYDEGKVVHIDMTEPYCPELRKILKDILNKNNFAYGEGVYVCTEGPRFETKKEIEIYKNWGDVVGMTGYPEVVLARELEICYVSLCNITNYACGISKNILTVDEVLETIKEMEDKILKVVEEFINYDFGERNCICKDALKHAIIE, encoded by the coding sequence GTGATTGGCATAATTGGAGGTACTGGAATTAGTAGTATATTAAAAGGAGACAAAGAAGAGATAATAGAAACTAAATATGGAAAGGCAAAAATTATGTTTGATAAAGAAAGAGATGTAATTCTATTATTTAGACATGGAGCTAATCATAATACTCCTCCACATAAGGTAAATTATAGAGCAAACATCTATGCATTAAAAAAATTGGGTGTTGAAAGAATTTTAGCTATAAACTCTGTAGGTTCTTTAAAAGAAGAGTTAAAGCCTGGAATGTTTTTTATTCCAAATGATTTTATTGAATTTACAAAGAAAAGAGAGGAAACTTTTTATGACGAGGGGAAAGTAGTTCATATAGATATGACAGAGCCATATTGTCCAGAACTTAGAAAAATTTTAAAAGATATTCTAAATAAAAATAATTTCGCCTATGGAGAAGGTGTTTATGTTTGCACAGAAGGGCCAAGATTTGAAACTAAGAAAGAAATAGAGATTTACAAGAATTGGGGTGATGTCGTAGGAATGACGGGCTATCCAGAGGTTGTTTTAGCAAGAGAGTTAGAAATATGTTATGTATCTCTGTGTAATATTACAAACTATGCCTGCGGAATATCAAAGAATATTTTAACTGTTGATGAAGTTTTAGAAACTATAAAAGAAATGGAGGACAAAATTTTAAAAGTTGTTGAAGAATTTATAAATTACGATTTTGGAGAAAGAAATTGTATATGTAAAGATGCTCTAAAACATGCAATCATAGAATAA
- a CDS encoding tetratricopeptide repeat protein, with amino-acid sequence MEMHNESILWEEYFDALEKKNYEKALYLIDRILEIRKAPDIYVRKGRILRTMGKNNEALEYFNKALKIKPNYILANFLKGFLLISLGRLEEAKDVFLKLYKLKKSDLSVKYATAYILKKLGEYDSALKILEDILKKYPNSAIAWAEKGEILYREGKLKNSLECFDKALKINPNDCQSLQYKGEILFKLGRYGEALKCFKKVFERSSKDIKALMYIIQILIYLGRLHQALEYTKKSLKLNPEDPLLYLYNGIILNKLGKYEEAIKCFDKVLEINPNFPEAWNGKAVALEKLGRIDEAIECYNKAIEIYE; translated from the coding sequence ATGGAAATGCATAATGAAAGCATTTTATGGGAGGAATATTTTGATGCACTTGAAAAAAAGAACTACGAAAAAGCTCTTTATCTAATTGACAGAATCTTAGAAATTAGAAAAGCTCCAGACATCTATGTAAGAAAAGGAAGAATATTAAGAACAATGGGAAAAAATAACGAAGCATTAGAATACTTTAATAAGGCATTAAAAATAAAACCAAACTACATCCTGGCAAATTTTTTAAAAGGATTCTTATTGATAAGTTTAGGTAGATTAGAAGAAGCAAAAGATGTGTTTTTAAAATTATATAAATTAAAAAAATCTGACTTATCTGTCAAATATGCTACTGCTTATATACTAAAAAAACTTGGAGAATATGATTCAGCATTAAAAATTCTTGAAGATATATTAAAAAAATATCCAAATTCAGCCATTGCCTGGGCAGAGAAAGGAGAGATACTATATAGAGAAGGAAAGCTTAAAAATTCTTTAGAATGCTTTGATAAAGCTCTAAAAATAAATCCTAATGATTGTCAATCTTTACAATACAAAGGAGAAATATTATTTAAACTTGGAAGGTATGGAGAGGCACTAAAATGCTTTAAAAAGGTTTTTGAGAGAAGTAGTAAAGATATAAAAGCATTAATGTATATAATACAGATTTTAATTTACCTTGGGAGATTACATCAAGCTCTCGAATATACAAAAAAATCTCTAAAATTAAACCCAGAAGACCCACTACTATATCTATATAATGGAATTATCTTAAACAAATTAGGAAAATATGAAGAGGCTATAAAGTGTTTTGATAAAGTATTAGAGATTAATCCTAATTTCCCAGAAGCCTGGAATGGAAAAGCTGTAGCTCTTGAAAAACTTGGAAGAATCGATGAGGCTATAGAATGCTACAATAAAGCAATTGAAATCTATGAATAG
- a CDS encoding ThiF family adenylyltransferase, producing the protein MNVEDLERMLIPKGEVSVIGCGRLGVRVIFDLLEVHRGGVEKVYVFDSAKIEKNDIIHRKLGGNVGEYKVDFIKRFFKDRVESYKVNINEKNLTLIRGDVAIICIAGGDTIPTTKAIIEYCKSKGIKTIGTNGVFGIDEKVKVCDAKYAKGPAKFLNLNEDGHIVVGTEKFIKDFEPITPYTLDEIAKRMVIECLRILWKKYYSR; encoded by the coding sequence ATGAATGTTGAAGATTTAGAGAGGATGTTAATTCCTAAGGGAGAGGTTTCAGTTATAGGTTGTGGTAGATTAGGAGTTAGAGTTATATTTGATTTATTGGAAGTGCATAGGGGTGGAGTAGAGAAAGTTTATGTTTTTGACAGCGCTAAGATAGAGAAAAACGATATTATTCATAGAAAATTAGGAGGAAATGTTGGAGAGTATAAAGTAGATTTTATAAAAAGATTTTTTAAAGATAGAGTAGAATCTTACAAAGTAAATATAAATGAAAAAAATTTAACCTTAATTAGAGGAGATGTTGCAATTATATGTATCGCTGGTGGTGACACTATTCCAACAACAAAGGCTATTATAGAATACTGCAAAAGTAAAGGTATTAAAACGATAGGAACTAATGGAGTATTTGGCATTGATGAAAAAGTAAAGGTTTGTGATGCTAAGTATGCAAAGGGTCCAGCAAAGTTTTTAAATTTAAATGAAGATGGGCATATTGTAGTAGGAACTGAAAAGTTTATCAAAGATTTTGAGCCAATAACTCCTTATACATTAGATGAAATTGCCAAAAGGATGGTTATTGAATGTTTAAGAATACTGTGGAAAAAATATTATTCCAGGTGA
- a CDS encoding L-threonylcarbamoyladenylate synthase — translation MKLNKIIKIYELDEKERVNILNFLKGEILKGKIIICGTDTLYGISANALDEELVKKVYQIKKRDLNKPLSICVKDKEDIEKYAYVNDLAKKIIDTFLPGPLTIILKKKDVIPDIVSKEYIGIRVPDEPTIRELSIVPLTTTSANISGKESPTSIDEIDKEVLDNVDYVIDIGKCKYSKPSTIIKIEDNKIIPIREGVIKMSEIYEIL, via the coding sequence ATGAAATTAAACAAAATAATAAAAATTTATGAACTTGATGAAAAGGAAAGAGTAAATATATTAAATTTTTTAAAAGGTGAGATACTAAAAGGAAAAATTATTATCTGTGGAACGGATACATTATATGGAATATCTGCAAATGCGTTAGATGAAGAATTAGTAAAAAAAGTTTATCAAATAAAAAAAAGAGATTTAAATAAGCCATTATCAATCTGCGTTAAAGATAAAGAAGATATTGAAAAATATGCTTATGTAAATGATTTGGCTAAAAAGATTATTGATACTTTTTTACCAGGACCTTTAACTATAATTTTAAAGAAAAAGGATGTAATTCCTGATATAGTTTCTAAGGAATACATTGGAATAAGAGTTCCAGATGAACCAACAATTAGAGAGTTATCAATAGTTCCTTTAACAACAACCTCAGCAAATATATCTGGAAAAGAAAGCCCTACATCTATCGACGAAATAGACAAAGAAGTTTTAGATAATGTAGATTATGTTATTGATATTGGAAAGTGTAAGTATTCTAAGCCCTCTACAATTATTAAAATAGAAGATAATAAAATAATTCCTATTAGGGAGGGAGTTATAAAGATGTCTGAAATTTATGAAATTTTATGA
- a CDS encoding coiled-coil domain-containing protein — MRNNRQIDWINKIIEDIDKKSLSVLEAEIILDEIISKLNELISEINNYVAEIHYGLKITNENINLSVSELNELKNKLEEYLKFAESLKDYLEKIEKTYDNSTNVKNEINNIKKFLKEVSINLKNIENSINNQNKKMETLNNNIKSLYKNQKDILNSLSTTKFLLYVTIILTALNIIISLKNFF; from the coding sequence ATGAGAAATAATAGGCAGATAGATTGGATAAATAAAATAATAGAAGATATTGACAAAAAATCTTTAAGTGTCCTAGAGGCTGAAATTATATTGGATGAAATTATAAGTAAACTTAACGAATTGATTTCTGAAATTAATAACTATGTTGCAGAAATACACTATGGATTAAAAATAACAAACGAAAATATTAATTTGTCAGTATCTGAGTTGAATGAATTAAAAAATAAATTAGAAGAATATTTAAAATTTGCAGAAAGTTTAAAAGATTACTTAGAAAAAATTGAAAAAACATATGATAATTCAACAAATGTTAAAAATGAAATAAATAACATAAAAAAATTTTTAAAAGAAGTTTCTATTAATTTAAAAAACATTGAAAACAGTATAAATAACCAAAATAAAAAGATGGAAACTTTAAATAACAATATTAAATCTTTATATAAAAATCAAAAAGATATTCTTAATTCTTTATCTACTACTAAATTTTTATTATATGTAACTATTATCTTAACAGCTTTAAACATCATAATTTCACTAAAAAACTTTTTTTAA
- a CDS encoding GltB/FmdC/FwdC-like GXGXG domain-containing protein: MEEVVIDAKDMHYRELNEKIHEILNKNPDVKKIILKNVLGQRFIGNGLQKKDLTIEIYGIPGGDLGMFMSGPTIIVHGNAEFAPGNTMDDGTIVIYGSSGDVTAHSMRGGKVFVRGDVGYRSGIHMKAYKDKVPVLVIGGRAKDFLGEYMAGGIIIVLNIDEKGNDLGEVKGRMIGTGIHGGAIYIRGNVDKDQLGVAADIKEFTKEDLEKIKPYIEEFCKWFNLSDEIKNKLLNSKWTKIAPISKRPFGKLYTPDLM, from the coding sequence ATGGAAGAGGTAGTTATAGATGCAAAGGATATGCATTATAGGGAGTTAAATGAGAAGATTCATGAAATATTAAATAAAAATCCAGATGTTAAAAAGATAATACTAAAAAATGTTTTAGGACAGAGATTTATTGGAAATGGATTGCAGAAAAAAGATTTAACTATTGAAATTTATGGTATTCCTGGTGGAGACTTAGGAATGTTTATGAGTGGTCCAACAATAATAGTCCATGGTAATGCTGAATTTGCTCCAGGAAACACAATGGATGACGGGACAATAGTTATTTATGGAAGTAGTGGAGATGTAACCGCCCACTCTATGAGAGGAGGAAAGGTTTTTGTTAGAGGAGATGTTGGATATAGAAGTGGAATACATATGAAGGCATACAAAGATAAGGTTCCTGTTCTTGTTATTGGTGGGAGAGCAAAAGATTTCTTAGGAGAATATATGGCAGGAGGTATTATAATAGTTTTAAACATAGATGAAAAAGGAAATGATTTAGGAGAAGTTAAAGGGAGAATGATAGGAACCGGAATACATGGTGGAGCGATATACATTAGAGGTAATGTTGATAAAGACCAATTAGGAGTTGCCGCAGATATAAAAGAATTTACCAAAGAGGATTTAGAAAAAATTAAGCCATATATTGAAGAATTTTGTAAATGGTTTAATCTTTCAGATGAAATTAAAAACAAATTATTAAATTCAAAATGGACAAAAATAGCACCAATTTCAAAAAGACCATTTGGAAAACTCTATACTCCAGATTTAATGTAA
- a CDS encoding ammonium transporter, giving the protein MATADLFTNATDIHTIVQALITLANASDVFFLVVMGVLVFMMQWGFAMLEGGQVRKKNANNVMMKNMVDWLIGCVAWLFIGGILWKHGFDFSAYIDWWSKIFGTNWPNNGLDLASWFFGLVFCATAATIVSGGVAERIKFSAYVLISLIITALLYPLFVYLGPWGASIVPWHDYAGSLVVHGLGGFLALGAIMALGPRIGRFVDGKPIPILGHNIPMAVFGAFALAIGWYGFNVGSSLALGDISGLVCATTTMAMAGGGIGALIASKKDVLFTANGIVAGLVAICSGTDVVSPVGGLIIGLLAGLQVPIVYRLIEKCGLDDVCGVVPVHGTAGVVGAILAGIFGMELFGGAGGVSLVDQIIGSVFCIVYGTGLGYILAKLVGLVTGGLRVSEEEERMGLDLAEHKMPAYPEEETSFA; this is encoded by the coding sequence ATGGCTACAGCAGATTTATTTACAAATGCTACAGATATACACACAATAGTTCAGGCACTAATAACATTGGCTAATGCGAGTGATGTTTTCTTCCTTGTAGTTATGGGAGTTCTCGTTTTCATGATGCAGTGGGGCTTTGCGATGCTCGAAGGAGGGCAGGTTAGAAAGAAAAACGCTAACAATGTTATGATGAAAAACATGGTTGATTGGCTAATTGGTTGTGTTGCATGGTTGTTTATTGGTGGAATATTATGGAAACATGGATTTGATTTTTCAGCATATATTGACTGGTGGAGTAAAATATTTGGCACAAACTGGCCAAACAATGGGTTAGATTTAGCGAGCTGGTTCTTTGGTTTAGTATTCTGTGCAACAGCGGCAACTATAGTTTCAGGTGGAGTTGCAGAAAGAATTAAGTTCAGTGCTTATGTATTGATTTCATTAATTATTACAGCACTATTATATCCACTGTTTGTTTATTTGGGTCCTTGGGGAGCAAGTATTGTTCCATGGCATGATTATGCTGGAAGTTTGGTTGTCCACGGTTTAGGTGGATTTTTAGCTTTAGGAGCTATAATGGCATTAGGTCCAAGAATTGGTAGATTTGTCGATGGAAAACCAATTCCGATTTTAGGGCATAACATTCCAATGGCAGTTTTTGGAGCGTTTGCTTTAGCAATAGGTTGGTATGGGTTCAATGTAGGAAGTTCATTAGCATTGGGAGATATTTCAGGATTGGTTTGTGCAACAACAACAATGGCTATGGCTGGAGGAGGAATTGGAGCTTTAATAGCCTCTAAGAAGGATGTTCTATTTACAGCAAACGGTATTGTTGCTGGTTTAGTAGCTATCTGTTCAGGAACCGATGTAGTTAGTCCAGTTGGTGGTTTAATAATTGGATTACTTGCTGGATTACAAGTTCCAATAGTTTATAGACTGATTGAAAAATGTGGATTGGATGATGTTTGTGGAGTAGTCCCAGTTCATGGAACTGCAGGAGTTGTTGGAGCTATTTTAGCAGGAATCTTTGGAATGGAATTATTTGGAGGTGCTGGAGGGGTTAGCTTAGTAGATCAAATAATAGGTTCAGTATTTTGCATTGTTTATGGAACTGGTTTAGGATATATACTTGCTAAACTTGTAGGATTAGTAACAGGAGGTTTAAGAGTTAGTGAAGAAGAAGAAAGAATGGGTCTTGATTTAGCAGAGCACAAAATGCCTGCATATCCAGAAGAGGAAACGTCTTTTGCCTAA